In Aedes albopictus strain Foshan chromosome 3, AalbF5, whole genome shotgun sequence, the following are encoded in one genomic region:
- the LOC109411624 gene encoding monocarboxylate transporter 14 isoform X2 encodes MSSRKVRKVTRTDSDIACEEASRLTADLQDEASPEDDDGMCEYHDMPPPPDGGYGWVIVFASFMCNMIVDGIAYTFGVFLNDFVDYFGEGKGTVAWVGSLLSGMYLSAGPVVSALANKYGCRAVCIAGSVISCVAFALSTLSPNVTVMMLTYGVMGGIGFGFIYLPAVVAVGYYFETKRSLATGIAVCGSGVGTFVFAPLANMLLANFDWKNSTLILAGLILNCAIFGAMMRPLTYPKEDDKVKPLMQRMYEEKRMQMERGSIGGSYFMVQLPDGTMEKRLKAPLNADPGVHSSLALDQLAGQQGMTAVATLPTITEAKVQEQNGSSSNSSSESGQIEMKKPLQRKRTTNSESDANEYNANNMPRNASQPAFTSNQSGIPKNGSVPTFDRVRKHSTGERFKPSLAAIKASSRGDVGSNGDVRKTMHLKLSRGSFIGSKNNNAEDFDDSVMYTSKASLKADRPQMVRPLSRKDIFYSGSVTNLKEFQSQKSLASYRNSVISLTKFEREHRERDVVREDLEKGTEQYDLCPCLVLPESFKNAIGAMMDMSLLRDPVFMMIAISNIFGMAGLYVPFVYLVDAAVLDGIEESKATFLISIIGITNTFARILCGYVADFPKVDALFMNNVCLVISTFAVSLTPFCHSYYAYVAMAIAFGIAVAGYISLTSIILVDLLGLDKLTNAFGLLILFRGAATIVGSPLAGALYDATQTYSIPFFVAGGLFGLSAIFSFAAPATKRFRKQEEAPVHVEVLTPIDEEPSEDLADDDQPITILPKIVQTAPSPSTEQPITSSLTSAINNDKQKPANGNSNSKEISQMESVL; translated from the exons ACTGATAGTGATATAGCATGCGAGGAAGCGTCCAGGTTAACGGCCGATCTACAGGACGAGGCGTCACCTGAAGATGACGATGGAATGTGTGAATACCACGATATGCCGCCACCACCGGATGGCGG CTACGGATGGGTGATTGTGTTTGCGTCGTTTATGTGTAACATGATAGTGGACGGTATCGCGTATACCTTCGGTGTGTTCCTGAATGACTTCGTGGATTACTTCGGCGAAGGCAAGGGTACGGTAGCGTGGGTGGGTAGTTTACTTAGTGGAATGTACTTAAGCGCTGGTCCAGTGGTGTCGGCACTGGCGAACAAATATGGCTGCCGGGCAGTCTGTATAGCTGGTAGTGTAATCTCCTGCGTGGCATTTGCTCTCAGTACCTTAAGCCCGAATGTGACGGTGATGATGCTGACCTACGGCGTGATGGGCGGTATCGGATTCGGCTTCATCTATCTGCCGGCCGTCGTCGCCGTCGGGTATTACTTCGAAACGAAACGTTCCTTGGCGACGGGCATCGCCGTCTGTGGCTCCGGAGTGGGCACCTTTGTGTTCGCTCCGCTGGCCAACATGCTGCTGGCCAATTTCGACTGGAAAAATTCCACGCTCATATTAGCTGGTCTAATATTGAACTGCGCAATTTTCGGTGCTATGATGAGGCCCCTCAC CTATCCTAAGGAAGACGACAAAGTCAAGCCTTTAATGCAGCGAATGTATGAGGAGAAGCGTATGCAAATGGAGCGTGGCTCAATCGGTGGTTCCTATTTCATGGTGCAGTTACCGGACGGTACGATGGAAAAAAGACTGAAGGCTCCTCTGAACGCCGATCCGGGTGTGCACTCCAGCCTGGCTCTGGACCAGCTGGCTGGGCAACAGGGAATGACGGCGGTGGCTACTCTACCTACCATCACCGAGGCCAAGGTTCAGGAGCAGAACGGCAGCTCAAGCAATTCGTCGTCCGAGTCCGGACAGATCGAGATGAAGAAACCCCTGCAGCGGAAGCGTACCACCAACTCCGAGTCCGATGCCAACGAATACAACGCCAACAATATGCCGCGCAATGCTTCGCAACCTGCTTTCACCAGTAACCAGTCGG GTATTCCAAAGAACGGATCCGTGCCAACTTTTGACCGTGTCCGTAAGCACTCGACAGGTGAAAGATTTAAGCCATCCTTAGCTGCCATTAAGGCAAGCTCTAGAGGTGATGTTGGTAGTAACGGAGATGTACGTAAAACTATGCATTTAAAACTGTCACGCGGTTCCTTCATCGGCAGCAAAAATAATAACGCTGAAGATTTT GACGACAGTGTCATGTACACCTCGAAGGCCTCCCTGAAGGCGGACCGCCCGCAAATGGTACGCCCTCTGTCGCGTAAGGATATCTTCTACTCGGGCTCGGTTACCAACCTAAAGGAGTTTCAGTCGCAAAAATCGCTGGCCAGCTATCGCAACTCTGTCATATCGTTGACCAAGTTTGAACGCGAACACCGCGAACGTGATGTTGTTCGCGAGGATCTGGAGAAGGGAACGGAAC AGTATGACCTGTGTCCATGTCTGGTGCTTCCCGAGTCCTTCAAGAACGCCATCGGAGCTATGATGGATATGAGCTTATTGCGGGATCCTGTATTCATGATGATTGCCATTTCGAACATTTTCGGTATGGCTGGATTGTACGTTCCGTTCGTGTACTTAGTAGATGCCGCTGTTCTTGAT GGAATTGAAGAGAGCAAAGCCACGTTCCTGATTTCTATCATCGGTATTACCAACACTTTCGCTAGGATATTGTGCGGTTACGTTGCCGATTTCCCGAAAGTGGACGCCTTGTTCATGAACAACGTTTGCCTTGTGATCTCTACGTTCGCCGTTTCGTTGACACCGTTCTGTCACAGTTACTACGCATATGTGGCGATGGCGATTGCTTTTGGAATAGCAGTTG CCGGTTACATCTCGCTGACGTCAATTATTCTGGTAGACCTGTTGGGCTTGGATAAGCTTACCAATGCGTTCGGTTTGCTAATCTTGTTCAGAGGTGCCGCCACCATCGTTGGATCACCGCTGGCCGGCGCACTGTACGATGCGACGCAGACCTACTCGATTCCGTTCTTCGTCGCTGGTGGCCTGTTCGGGCTGTCGGCGATCTTCAGCTTTGCTGCACCGGCAACCAAGAG ATTCCGCAAACAGGAGGAAGCGCCGGTCCACGTCGAGGTGCTGACCCCGATCGACGAGGAACCATCGGAGGATCTGGCCGACGACGACCAACCCATCACCATCCTACCAAAGATTGTCCAAACCGCACCGAGTCCATCCACGGAACAGCCAATCACTTCCAGCTTAACCTCAGCAATCAACAACGATAAGCAGAAACCGGCCAacggcaacagcaacagcaaggaAATTAGTCAGATGGAATCCGTACTGTAA
- the LOC109411624 gene encoding monocarboxylate transporter 14 isoform X3 yields MTDKSKTTDSDIACEEASRLTADLQDEASPEDDDGMCEYHDMPPPPDGGYGWVIVFASFMCNMIVDGIAYTFGVFLNDFVDYFGEGKGTVAWVGSLLSGMYLSAGPVVSALANKYGCRAVCIAGSVISCVAFALSTLSPNVTVMMLTYGVMGGIGFGFIYLPAVVAVGYYFETKRSLATGIAVCGSGVGTFVFAPLANMLLANFDWKNSTLILAGLILNCAIFGAMMRPLTYPKEDDKVKPLMQRMYEEKRMQMERGSIGGSYFMVQLPDGTMEKRLKAPLNADPGVHSSLALDQLAGQQGMTAVATLPTITEAKVQEQNGSSSNSSSESGQIEMKKPLQRKRTTNSESDANEYNANNMPRNASQPAFTSNQSGIPKNGSVPTFDRVRKHSTGERFKPSLAAIKASSRGDVGSNGDVRKTMHLKLSRGSFIGSKNNNAEDFDDSVMYTSKASLKADRPQMVRPLSRKDIFYSGSVTNLKEFQSQKSLASYRNSVISLTKFEREHRERDVVREDLEKGTEQYDLCPCLVLPESFKNAIGAMMDMSLLRDPVFMMIAISNIFGMAGLYVPFVYLVDAAVLDGIEESKATFLISIIGITNTFARILCGYVADFPKVDALFMNNVCLVISTFAVSLTPFCHSYYAYVAMAIAFGIAVAGYISLTSIILVDLLGLDKLTNAFGLLILFRGAATIVGSPLAGALYDATQTYSIPFFVAGGLFGLSAIFSFAAPATKRFRKQEEAPVHVEVLTPIDEEPSEDLADDDQPITILPKIVQTAPSPSTEQPITSSLTSAINNDKQKPANGNSNSKEISQMESVL; encoded by the exons ACTGATAGTGATATAGCATGCGAGGAAGCGTCCAGGTTAACGGCCGATCTACAGGACGAGGCGTCACCTGAAGATGACGATGGAATGTGTGAATACCACGATATGCCGCCACCACCGGATGGCGG CTACGGATGGGTGATTGTGTTTGCGTCGTTTATGTGTAACATGATAGTGGACGGTATCGCGTATACCTTCGGTGTGTTCCTGAATGACTTCGTGGATTACTTCGGCGAAGGCAAGGGTACGGTAGCGTGGGTGGGTAGTTTACTTAGTGGAATGTACTTAAGCGCTGGTCCAGTGGTGTCGGCACTGGCGAACAAATATGGCTGCCGGGCAGTCTGTATAGCTGGTAGTGTAATCTCCTGCGTGGCATTTGCTCTCAGTACCTTAAGCCCGAATGTGACGGTGATGATGCTGACCTACGGCGTGATGGGCGGTATCGGATTCGGCTTCATCTATCTGCCGGCCGTCGTCGCCGTCGGGTATTACTTCGAAACGAAACGTTCCTTGGCGACGGGCATCGCCGTCTGTGGCTCCGGAGTGGGCACCTTTGTGTTCGCTCCGCTGGCCAACATGCTGCTGGCCAATTTCGACTGGAAAAATTCCACGCTCATATTAGCTGGTCTAATATTGAACTGCGCAATTTTCGGTGCTATGATGAGGCCCCTCAC CTATCCTAAGGAAGACGACAAAGTCAAGCCTTTAATGCAGCGAATGTATGAGGAGAAGCGTATGCAAATGGAGCGTGGCTCAATCGGTGGTTCCTATTTCATGGTGCAGTTACCGGACGGTACGATGGAAAAAAGACTGAAGGCTCCTCTGAACGCCGATCCGGGTGTGCACTCCAGCCTGGCTCTGGACCAGCTGGCTGGGCAACAGGGAATGACGGCGGTGGCTACTCTACCTACCATCACCGAGGCCAAGGTTCAGGAGCAGAACGGCAGCTCAAGCAATTCGTCGTCCGAGTCCGGACAGATCGAGATGAAGAAACCCCTGCAGCGGAAGCGTACCACCAACTCCGAGTCCGATGCCAACGAATACAACGCCAACAATATGCCGCGCAATGCTTCGCAACCTGCTTTCACCAGTAACCAGTCGG GTATTCCAAAGAACGGATCCGTGCCAACTTTTGACCGTGTCCGTAAGCACTCGACAGGTGAAAGATTTAAGCCATCCTTAGCTGCCATTAAGGCAAGCTCTAGAGGTGATGTTGGTAGTAACGGAGATGTACGTAAAACTATGCATTTAAAACTGTCACGCGGTTCCTTCATCGGCAGCAAAAATAATAACGCTGAAGATTTT GACGACAGTGTCATGTACACCTCGAAGGCCTCCCTGAAGGCGGACCGCCCGCAAATGGTACGCCCTCTGTCGCGTAAGGATATCTTCTACTCGGGCTCGGTTACCAACCTAAAGGAGTTTCAGTCGCAAAAATCGCTGGCCAGCTATCGCAACTCTGTCATATCGTTGACCAAGTTTGAACGCGAACACCGCGAACGTGATGTTGTTCGCGAGGATCTGGAGAAGGGAACGGAAC AGTATGACCTGTGTCCATGTCTGGTGCTTCCCGAGTCCTTCAAGAACGCCATCGGAGCTATGATGGATATGAGCTTATTGCGGGATCCTGTATTCATGATGATTGCCATTTCGAACATTTTCGGTATGGCTGGATTGTACGTTCCGTTCGTGTACTTAGTAGATGCCGCTGTTCTTGAT GGAATTGAAGAGAGCAAAGCCACGTTCCTGATTTCTATCATCGGTATTACCAACACTTTCGCTAGGATATTGTGCGGTTACGTTGCCGATTTCCCGAAAGTGGACGCCTTGTTCATGAACAACGTTTGCCTTGTGATCTCTACGTTCGCCGTTTCGTTGACACCGTTCTGTCACAGTTACTACGCATATGTGGCGATGGCGATTGCTTTTGGAATAGCAGTTG CCGGTTACATCTCGCTGACGTCAATTATTCTGGTAGACCTGTTGGGCTTGGATAAGCTTACCAATGCGTTCGGTTTGCTAATCTTGTTCAGAGGTGCCGCCACCATCGTTGGATCACCGCTGGCCGGCGCACTGTACGATGCGACGCAGACCTACTCGATTCCGTTCTTCGTCGCTGGTGGCCTGTTCGGGCTGTCGGCGATCTTCAGCTTTGCTGCACCGGCAACCAAGAG ATTCCGCAAACAGGAGGAAGCGCCGGTCCACGTCGAGGTGCTGACCCCGATCGACGAGGAACCATCGGAGGATCTGGCCGACGACGACCAACCCATCACCATCCTACCAAAGATTGTCCAAACCGCACCGAGTCCATCCACGGAACAGCCAATCACTTCCAGCTTAACCTCAGCAATCAACAACGATAAGCAGAAACCGGCCAacggcaacagcaacagcaaggaAATTAGTCAGATGGAATCCGTACTGTAA